The Oceanispirochaeta sp. region TGCCCCGTAAAATCTTGATGTCACCTTTATCATCACGATCAATGACGATACCACGGTCCATATACCAGTGATAACGTCCATCCTTCGCTTTAATTCTGTAATCAACCTGATATAGATCAGTTTGACCTCTTAATACAAGCCTCATGGCGTCCATTGTTTTTTCAAAGTCCTCTTCATGCAGGAGCTCAGTAAAAGTCTGATACCCTTGATTTCTAAAATCTTCTGGCTTGTAGCCAAGCATGGTCGCCTTCAGGTCATTAAAATCAACTTTGTTTTCAATGATATTCCATTCCCACCAGGGGAAGGGAGATTTCATAAAGATCTGATCAAGATAATTTTTATTCATATCTTTATTATAGCTCCTTTACTCAAATTATTGTAGGCATTTCAAATCAAGAGAATCGGATTGGGAAACTAAAACATACGGTTTATAGACACTTTGAGGTTCAGTAGCTAATTATTCATATAACCATTTAGAGAATCAGTCTTTATTGAATAATTGATGACAAAAAAACCCGCCCTTCTTAAAAAACGGCGGGTTCAAATATTTAACAATGTTCTTACTATTTTAGAAAATCCACAACCTGGTTGAAGACATTCTCGGCTGTGTAACCCAGTTTTTCATCCAGGACTCCTGCGGGAGCACTGTAACCGAAACTGTTCAGTCCGAAGACCTTGCCTTTCGTTCCAACCAGGCCCTGAAGAGTCACGGGCAGACCGGCGGTCATACCGAATGTAGCCACTCCCGAGGGAAGTACCGCTTCCGGATAGGAGGCTTCCTGATTTCGGAAAAGACCCTCGGAAGGAGCAGAAACAATCTGAACCTTCAAGCCTTTTTTCTCTTTCAGGAGAACCGCACCGGCAACAAGTGTGGATACCTCAGAACCGGAGGCCACAAGGACAACATCGGGAGTTCCCCCCGCTTCTTGCACAATATAGGCACCCTTTTCAGCCTTAAAGGCTTCGGTGGCTCTGTCACCGGAGGCAGCGGGAAGTTCTGTGATGTTCTGTCTGGACAGGATCAGGGCTGTAGGAGAGTTTGAATTCTCCAGGGCCATTTTCCAGGCGACAGTTGTTTCCTGTGCATCCGCAGGGCGGAGAACCAGGGTACTGTTTTTGTGAGAGTGATTCTGGAGCTTTTCCATCAGTCTGACCTGAGCCTCATGCTCCACAGGCTGGTGGGTAGGTCCGTCTTCACCAACGCGGAAAGCATCGTGTGTCCAGACATAAATGACCTGAAGTTCCATCAGAGCGGCTGTTCTCAGGGCGGGCTTCATGTAATCAGAGAAGACAAAGAAAGTTCCGCAGGCCGGAATGATACCGCCGTGAAGGGCCAGACCGTTACAGATGGCGGCCATTGTGAGCTCACACACACCGGACTGGAGGAAAGCTCCGCCGAAGTCATCTTTTGTGATGGCTCTGGTTTTGTTCAGGAATCCATCAGTCTTATCAGAGTTACTGAGGTCGGCAGAGGAAACGATCATGTTTTCTACGTTTTCAGCAAGGTACCCCAGCACTGCGGAGGAGGCGGCTCTTGTGGCCACTCCTGACTTCTGGGCAATGCCTTTCCAGTTCAGTTCAGGGAGCTTACCGCTGAAAAACTGTTCCAGCTTGGCAGCCAGGGCGGGATTGGCTTTGGCCCAGGCAGCCTGTTCTGCTTTTTTGGCAGCGGCTGCAGCCGTCTTAGTTTTGATGACTCCATCCAACCATGCTTGAACTTCAGGGAAGATGACAAAGGGTTTTTCGGGGTTTCCACCGAGGTTTGCGATGGTCTTTTCAAAGGAGGCTCCAGCCGCACTCAGAGGCTGACCATGTGTGGAGGTTTTTCCTTCAAACTTCTTGTCTCCTGCATCGACTGCACCCTTACCCATCGTGGTCTTACCAATGATGATGACGGGTTTTTTTGTCTCTGCATTGGCTTCTTTCAAGGCGCCCCTGATGGCATCCACATCGTTACCAACGATTTCCAGGACTCTCCAGCCCCAGGATTCATATTTTTTGGCCGTATCTTCAGAAGTCACTTCCTTAACGGTTGTAGATAACTGAATATCGTTTGAATCGTAGAACATGACCAGGTTATTCAGTCCCAGATTACCGGCAATTCGTCCCGCACCCTGAGAGATTTCTTCCTGAACACCACCGTCTGAAATAAAAGTATAGATCTTGTGACTCATCCAGTCACCAAACTTTTCAACCATAAATTTTTCGGCAATAGCGGCACCAACGGCGAAGGTGTGTCCCTGCCCCAGAGGTCCAGAAGTGTTTTCCACACCCCGGGAGAAATCCACTTCGGGATGACCTGGTGTCGGGCTTCCCCACTGTCTGAAATTGGAAAGTTCTTCCATGCTGTAGTGTCCGTAGAAGGACAGAATAGAATAGAGCATGGGGCTCATGTGGCCGGGATCAAGGAAAAAACGGTCTCTGTTGATCCATTTCCCATCACTCGGGTCAAAATTCAAAAACTCTGAAAATAGAACATTGATGAAATCGGCTCCACCCATGGCTCCGCCCGGGTGACCTGATTTAGCTTTTTCAACCATGGCGGCTGAAAGAATACGGATATTATCCGAACCTTTGTTGATTACTTCGTTACTCACTTGTCTTCCTCTTATTCTGACAGCCTTCGCGTGTATAGACAAAGGGTGTCGTTGTTTTGATTTTCCCATGATTTGATACAGTATTAAAGAATATTACCATTTTAAAACATCTGCGGGAACCTCTGATAAGTCCGAGGCAAACCAATCGGCACCGGATAATTCTTCCCTTGTAAAACTGCTGGTCAGAGC contains the following coding sequences:
- a CDS encoding PAS domain-containing protein, whose translation is MNKNYLDQIFMKSPFPWWEWNIIENKVDFNDLKATMLGYKPEDFRNQGYQTFTELLHEEDFEKTMDAMRLVLRGQTDLYQVDYRIKAKDGRYHWYMDRGIVIDRDDKGDIKILRGIVIDLGSESSAGVPISALVDLFKNTTFNKGSSVQSILTLCSNCQKAQIEKNHWIPISEEIESLLGEMVSHGICPDCIQKLYPEISESLFKKLHLSTS
- a CDS encoding transketolase; translation: MSNEVINKGSDNIRILSAAMVEKAKSGHPGGAMGGADFINVLFSEFLNFDPSDGKWINRDRFFLDPGHMSPMLYSILSFYGHYSMEELSNFRQWGSPTPGHPEVDFSRGVENTSGPLGQGHTFAVGAAIAEKFMVEKFGDWMSHKIYTFISDGGVQEEISQGAGRIAGNLGLNNLVMFYDSNDIQLSTTVKEVTSEDTAKKYESWGWRVLEIVGNDVDAIRGALKEANAETKKPVIIIGKTTMGKGAVDAGDKKFEGKTSTHGQPLSAAGASFEKTIANLGGNPEKPFVIFPEVQAWLDGVIKTKTAAAAAKKAEQAAWAKANPALAAKLEQFFSGKLPELNWKGIAQKSGVATRAASSAVLGYLAENVENMIVSSADLSNSDKTDGFLNKTRAITKDDFGGAFLQSGVCELTMAAICNGLALHGGIIPACGTFFVFSDYMKPALRTAALMELQVIYVWTHDAFRVGEDGPTHQPVEHEAQVRLMEKLQNHSHKNSTLVLRPADAQETTVAWKMALENSNSPTALILSRQNITELPAASGDRATEAFKAEKGAYIVQEAGGTPDVVLVASGSEVSTLVAGAVLLKEKKGLKVQIVSAPSEGLFRNQEASYPEAVLPSGVATFGMTAGLPVTLQGLVGTKGKVFGLNSFGYSAPAGVLDEKLGYTAENVFNQVVDFLK